Below is a genomic region from Candidatus Methanoperedens sp..
TATTCGATTAAAATATGATATTCCTACGATTGATTCGTTGATTGCAGCAACAGGTCTGGTTGAAAATATCAAGCATATTTTAACCCACCACACCCGACATTTTGAGGTCACCAAAAACCTGATTAAACCAGTGGATCTTAAGACGGTTTTAAAAATGGCTGAATGAAAAGTGCAAATACATTTTGATTATTCATGGGCTCCGAATTCCTATGTTTGGAGAAAGTTCTGGATTCTATCGACTTTCGAGAGCATGAGAGCGAGCGCATGGATGCAGTCACTATCCCCGAATGAATTCGGGAGCATCAGGTTGATGCTCGATGGATTTAATATTTACCAGCTTATCTGCCTTGTATTTTTAACTCAGGCGCAGAAATTGCTACTTAAAAATTATATTTAATGCTAAGTAACATTAATATAATTTTAATAGATGATTCAACCTTCAAGATTTCTTAATTCATCATGGGCACATACGTGAGGAGTATCGTAATAGGTTAAGCTTTTCTTATAACAAGCTATAGCATTAGCTTTATCGCCTCTGAATTGGTAAACTCGTCCTCTTGTATACCAAACATAATATTTTTTATTGTCAGGCAATTTATCAAACAATTTTCCATCTATTTGATCAAGAAGTTTAAGAATCTCATCACCTTTATTTATTGGAGAAAGTTGATCAGCTTTTGCTAAGATAATAACCGGATCAATAGACTGTTTTCCTTCCAATTTCTCTAAGACTTCGCCAACAGCACTTAATACATATGGAGTTGTATTATAATATAGGATCTTCTTTAAAGGTTCAATTGCACGAGCATCACCAAGATGACCAATGCCACGTACAGCACCTAAGCGAATTGTTTCATATTCCCAAATTCTTGTCTGAAAAGTAAGGAAATGAATTAAAATGTTGTAGGCCGAATCGCCCCCAATCCTTCCAATGGCTTCACAAAGCTTTTCAGCAGCAGAAAATGAAGTAGGTGATTGCCCTTTCATTATAATTGTCTCAATTCTAGTGTTAATAAATGGTATTGTTGTTACTCCTAAAGTGATGAGCTTATCTATTTTCTCATCTTGTATTCTTCCATCTTCATGAGTTGGAGGATAATAACGATCGATATCGTCAAGTATTTGTTGAATATTCCCCTTCGATACTTGACCAGATACAGCACCACTTGTACGACCAGTATCAGAAACCAGTTTCTCTTGTTTGATTGGGCTTTGCTTCTCTAACCTAATTGGTATGGAAACTTCTATAGAGTCTTTCTCCTTTTTAGAGAAAAGGTTTCGTAGGAATTTTATCATATGCCACTGTTATATTTATTTGATAGTAAATCTACAATTTTTATATAATCAGGATCTTGACCCAAAGATGTTGAAAAATACTGTACTTTCTTTAATGCGGTTTGTCTATTCATACATTCTGCATTTACATCAGCACCTTTAGATAAGAGAATTTGGACTATTTCAGGTAAAAGTCCAACAGCTGCAAACATCAAAGGTGTTATACCAGTGTCGTTCCTTACATTTATTTTAGCTCCTTGTTGAATAAGATATTTTGCTACTTCAACATTTGTTTTATATAAAGATAGCATTAATGGAGTTTGTTCATTTCTATCTCTTGCTTCAATATTTGCACCTTTTTCAATTAATTTCTGAACTTTATTTAGATTTCCACTTTGAGCTGCCTCTAAAAGTTCAGCATCTAATGATAAATTACTATTATTTTCATTTTTCGATTTATTATCAGTTTTTGATTTTTTCTTCCCAAATAAATCACTTAAGAAGCCCATATTACCACCTCTCACATTATGTTATCAGAATATTTCGGTATTACATTTTTTACTCGCATATTTAAGAGTTTCTAAATCTATTGAATGCTAGTTTTATTTTTTTTGGCTGTATTTTCTTGATGTGCGCCTATTTTTAGTGCCTAAAAAGGTTGTTTTGGATATTTATCGCCTTTGGGAGCATGATACCGAGCGCAGAGGAAAGTCACGGTATACCCCGTACGATGTACGAGGCCTGTATATAGCGTTTTTGGAATATACACGATTATTCCCTGTCATATTTCGTATGTATTATGAGCTGAAATATACTTCTCCACGATATCCAGCCGCTATCGCAGTGCGCCATTAGTCCACATACGTCATCACAAACTCGCAGCAGTCATCCCCTTTTGCAGCACATCTTACCTCTTCTGCGTCTATACCCTTACCTTTCAGCACCTCTACCAGACCTGCATTATAACCCCTTAAAAAATGACAGACTTCAACCTCTGAAATCCCATAACCTCTGGCAATAAACGAGTTCTCAACCTTTACCACAACCTCATTTTCGTTGCTTTCTTCGATATTGAACTTGCCCCACCCAAGCTCTGCATAGAAGTTCTGAACCGCTTCAATGAATTTTTTGTCCTCTAAACCCCATTCTTTACTGAAGCGGTTGATCCACCGCATACCGGATTTCTTACCTGCTTCATAAAAAAGCACGGCTGCACCGTCAATGCCCAGTATCTTTTCAGCATCCTTCTGCAAATTCACAAAGGTTTCAATGCTCACTATGACAGCAGGAACCTCAATAACTGAGAACTCGCCTTTGCTTCTTTTCCAGGAAGCAGTTTCTTTGACATCCTTTAGCATAAGCAATCAAATAATTGTCACATATATCATAAGTCTATCTATGGGCACTCTATCATTTAACTCCCTTATTAATGTTGAGTTGGCAAGATAGATCGGGTTGCAAAACCTTTTAATTTCCCGCTCCAATTAAAATTACGATGAGAAACGCTGAAGTGGCGCAGCTTCTATACAACATAAGCGAGCTTCTGGAAATAAAAGGGGAGATTACATTCAAGATAAGAGCGTATGCAAAAGCTGCCCGCGCCATTGAAGGTTTGACGGAAGACATAGAAAAAATAGCGCAAGAGAAGCGATTGAAAGAAATTCCGGGCGTGGGAGAATCCATTGCCGAAAAAATAGAGGAATATTTGTCCGCAGGAAAACTCGAATTCTATGAAGAGCTAAAAAAACAGGTACCAAAAGAGCTTCATGAGCTTCTAAAAATCCCTGGCATAGGTCCCAAGACATTGCAGTTCCTTCACAGGGAGCTTGGAATAAAAAGCGTGGAAGAACTTGAGAGAGCAGCAAGGGAGCACAGATTGAGGAGGCTTTCGCACTTCGGGGAAACAAAGGAAGAGAATATCATAAAAGCTATTGAAAGATACAGGCAGAGAAGCACGAGGATTCCTCTGGGCACTGCGCTTCCTCTGGTTAAGGAAATAGTAGAGACGCTTCGTAAATCCAAGTTTATAGAAAATATAGAGCCAGCGGGCAGCCTGCGCAGGAGAAAGGAGACCGTTGGCGATATTGACATTCTGGCAACTTCAAAGGATGCGGAGGCAGCCATTGAAGCATTTGTGGGGCTTCCGCATGTGAAAGATATACTTGGAAAAGGCTTGACAAAGGCTACCATTGTTACAAGGGATGCGATACAGGCAGATCTTAGAATCGTGGAGGCTAAATCCTTCGGTACGTCTTTGCAGTACTTCACGGGCTCCAAAGAACATAATATAAAGCTGCGGGATATGGCAAGGCAGAAGGGATTCAAGCTGTCAGAGTATGATCTTGAGGAGATTTCCACGGGCAGGAAGATATACTGCAAAAGCGATGATGAAGTCTATCTCAGGCTTGGGCTTGCGCCAATTCCCCCGGAAATAAGGGAAGATACAGGGGAGATAGAGGCTGCCCTTGAGGGAAGACTGCCCAGACTGGTGGAGCAGAAGGACATATTGGGAGATTTCCATGTGCACACAAACTGGAGCGAGGGGGCAAATACACTTGAGGAGATGGCAGAGGCTGCAAGAAAGCTGGGTTATGAGTATATTGCAGTGACAGACCACTCAAGGGCTGTAGGTCTCACGCGCGGCCTGGATGAGGAAAGGATGCTTGCCCAGATAGATGAAATCCGTAAACTGAACGATAAGCTTTCGGATTTCCATGTGTTCTCAGGTATCGAGGTCGATATAAAAGCCGACGCAAGCCTTGATTTACCGGACAGCGTACTGAAAAAGATCGATGTTGTGGTTGCCGCACTGCATACAGCACAGAGGCAGACAAGAAGGGAAATCACAGGAAGGCTGATAACAGCCATGGAAAACGGGAATGTGGATATAATCGCCCATCCCACAGGCAGGATAATCGGAGAGCGTGAGGCATACGATGTGGATATTGAAGCACTGCTGGATGCTGCAGCCGGTACCAATACGGCTCTTGAGATTAACGCCTACCCGAGCAGGCTGGATTTGAGCGATTCTAATGCAAGAAAGGCGAAAAATAAAGGAGTTATGTTAACGATCGGCACGGATGCCCACAACTCAGGGCATCTTGGATTGATGGAGTTCGGGGTGAATGTGGCAAGGCGCGGCTGGCTTGAGAAAGAGGATGTGATGAATACAAGGAGTGCGAAGGATGTGAGGTTTAAGGATTAACCAATACAAGAAGACAGGAAGGTAAGGGCGAATTTAAGATTAAGCAGAAAAGAAACGAGATTGGCGGACTTATGAACAGCAATCAATATGTATATATGTTTAAAGCGAATATGTATCTGGGGTTAAAACATGCCAAAGGATATGACTTTTGAACTTAACATGGAGGCAATGGGCAAAATGTCTCCCGATGAGATAAAGGCCAAGGTATCAGAACTGACTAAAATGTGTGTATGCGGGAAATGTCCAAGTTATAAGGGCACGGGAGAAACAAGATTATTGTTCTGTGCAACAGGGAAAAGTGCATTAATCCGAAAGGAGAAAGGCTGCATGTGCCCGGCCTGTCCGGTCACAGAGAAATTGGGTCTCAGATGGTTATACTATTGTATGAAGGGATCAGGCAAAGAGCAGGCTGGCCTGTAATTTTCTGTCTCTGATTTCATATGACAGCACATCCAAGCGGTAGAAAATTGGGGATCCATTTGATCCTGCCTCCTGATCCTAAGAAATGTGAGGGAATAAAAGTCCTGGGGATATCTGGTTCTTCCAGACAAAGAGCGGGGATAAGCAAATCAGAAAAAGTCTTATTAAAAGCACTCGATATTGCAAAAGGCTTTGGGGCAGTAACCAATTTCATCCGTTTGCAGGATCTGAAAATCTATTATTGCGAGGGCAATTATTCAACGAATCCTGGTTTTTGCACCTATCCATGCCAGAGTTCGATGAAATATGAAGATGATCAGATGCAAATAGTCTATGATGCCATTCTGGACACAGATGTAATGATCTTGGCTACCCCGATACGATGGAATAATCACTCTGCGCTCATGCAGACATTTATCGAGAGGATGAACTGTATCGAGAACTCGGATGTATGGTTCGGAAATCGATTGATCAATAAGAAAGTGGCCGGATTGGTAATAATCGGCCACGTGGATGGGGTACAGCATGTGGCAGGGAATCTCATGAATTTTCTCAACTGGCTGGGCTTCCATATGCCGCAGGATATGATCGCTTCATGGGTCGGCCCGAATGATGAGGATACAACCAAGGATTGGGAAGAGATCCAGACTAATCCATATACGCAGGAGGATCTTGTAAATATGGTCTATAGTGTTCTCAGGCTTGCGTATAACATAAAAGATAGCGACCAGGGAAATCCCTAAGAGGGTTTAGGGGAATTTTGTCCCAAAGCCCAACAGAACAAAGCGTTTATATATGAACAGGTTACAATTGATGTTCTGTCAGTTAGCTAATTAGTAACTTATAGATTCAGGAATTGACCATCTAATATTACTTTTTTAGGTAGATTGAATAAATTAAACAGAGGAAAAAATTTGTTAGAACAAGATAGAAATTCTCCTGTCTCAGCAGGCGCTGTCCACGATGTTACGATTGATGGCATTGCAAGGGAAGGAGATGGTATAGCACATATACAGGGTTTAGTGATTTTTGTGCCAGGCACGAAGGTCGGAGACCAGGTAACGATAAAGATTGAGCGGGTCATGCGAAAATTTGCAATTGCAGCACTTGCGCAAAAGAACTAGAAGAAATAATCAACGGAGAAATATACATGAATTACGAAAGAAAAGACAACTTCCGCAGTGGCGGCTTCAGACCAAGTGGTCCGAGAGATATGCACATGGGTCCAAGAGAGATGCACAAAGCAACTTGTGCTGACTGTAAACAGGAAACTGAAGTACCCTTCAAGCCATCAGGCGACAGACCTGTATACTGCAGGGAATGCTACCAGAACCATAGACCAAAGAGATATTAAATAACATAAAACGGGCGCTGATAGAACAATATCGCCGCCCACAATCTTTTTTTTATTATTTATCAGTTAGCCAGCGGCTTAAAGATCAAGGCTTTACTCTGGGAACTTATTTTCTCCAGATTCCAAATCTTCACATTTTCAAGATTGCTGCATTACGCTTCCCAACCTTATGTAATGCATATAGTCTATCCCCTGATAAACTCCTCAAGCTGCGCCCGCGCCTCACTGTCGCGCATCTGCTCCGGGGGATGCTTCATGAAATAAGCCGAAGCTGGCAATAGAGGTCCTCCGATTTTCCTATCAAGAGCTATCTTCGCCACGCGTATGGCATCCACCACCACGCCTGCGCTGTTGGGGCTATCCTCTACCGAGAGTTTCAAATCAATATATGCCGGGACATCGCCAAAAAGCCTGAAATCAATCTTGAGGTGGCATATCTTGTTGTCGTTCAGGCAGTCGATGCAGCCGTTGGGGCCTGCATAAACATATGCATCGTATGGTATCTGAGAAGCAATAGACTCTGTTTTTGAAATTTTTTTGGACTTCAGCCTTGACTGGTCGGTCATATTCCTGAAATCCGTATTGCCTCCGATGTTCAACTGGTATGTGCTGTCGATTTTCGCCCCCCTGTCCACAATCATCTGCGTCAGGGCGCGGTGCACAATCGTGGCGCCGACAAGGCTTTTTATATCGTCCCCGATTATAGGGAGTTTTGCTTTTTTGAATTTGTCAGCCCACTGCTTATCTGATGCAATAAATACTGGGATGCAGTTTATGAACGCGCATCCTGCTTCCAGAGCCTGCGAAGCATACCACTTAACCGCCTCATCAGAGCCGACTGGAAGATAATTTATCAGTATGTCGGCTTTTCGGCCCTTCAATACCGATGCCACATCCACAGGTTTCTGTTTTTCATCCACCCTGAAATAATCCTTCATGTGGGGCGCAACGCCATCAAGCACCCTGCCCTTCATCACCTCTACATCCATCTCGGATACGTCTTGGAACTTTTTGGTGCAGTTGGGCTCGGAAAAAATAGCCCTGGATAAATCCGTTCCCACCTTTCTCTTATCAACATCAAATGCAGCCACGGGCTTTATGTCCGGGATGAGATAACCGCCAAGAGAGTTGTGCATCAATCCTGGCACAAGATCATCGGAGTTTTTCACATTCTTATAGTATTCAAGCCCTTGAATCAACGATGAAGCACAATTACCTATACCTGCGATTGCGATGCGAATGTTAGCCATCAGATTTCCTCTTATACCCGCTAAATGATATTCTTTCTCCAACTTAAAAGTTGTTATTTAAGTACTTTTCTGACATATGCAATTCTCTGGAACACTGTAATGAAGGAAAGAACCGCTACCAGTAATATCGCCCAGTTAACCTCGGCAATAAAAGCACCGATAACCATAATGAGCATCCTTACCGCGCGCTCCCCGACACCCACCGATGCATCTGCACCTGCCGCTTCAGCCCTTGCTCTCGTGTAGCTCACCATCAGAGAGCCCACAATCGCAAGCACACCGATAAACCAGTCAGGAAAAGGGGAAAAAGCAGCCAAGCCGCCGTACATTGCGCCGATTATGACAGCGGCATCTGCAAACCTGTCGCTGACCGAATCCAGAAAGCCCCCGAATCGTGTTATCCTGTTGTTTTCGCGGGCAACAAGACCATCAAGAACATCAAAAAAGCCGCCGGCAAGAAGGAAAGCCCCTGCCATGAAAATCTCCCGCTTTGCAAAAAGAATTGCAGAGACAAGACTTAACAGGAGTCCGAAAATAGTTAAGGTGTTTGGATTTATTTCAGTAATGTTTTTTGCCAGGGGTCTTAATGCATTCCTGATAAATTCCCTTATCTCTTCAAGCATTGTTTTTGTATTGTTGTGAAGTATAATCAATATTGCTTTTGTTCATGCTATCGTATTCTTTTTTTAATTTCAACGCATCAGTTTCAAGATTCGGGCTTTCGCTTATGACCATGCCTTTGATATCGAAATCACGAAAAGCCTGCGCAAGCTCCCTGTATTTAAAATCGGATTCATCAAATACAAGATGCCTTTTCTCCCCTTTATCTGAGTATTCTATCCCTGAAACGTGTATATGCATATTGTCAAGCCCTTTGCGCCCCAGTTTATCCTCCACATGAGCAAGAACAGAGGCAAACTCATCGCGGGAATTAAATTTCCCGGTCAGAGCATGCAGGTGCGAAAAATCAATGCACGGCAAAACCCCTTCCACTTCTGTAATCTCAAGCACTTCCTCTAAGGTTCCGAACTGTGACATCCGTCCCATCGTTTCAATGCGTAATACGATAACCACGCTTTCGCTTTTTAATTGCTCCATAATCCCGGCAAGCTCTTTTTTTATTTTTTCGTACACTGCCTCACGGCTACCCTTG
It encodes:
- a CDS encoding ankyrin repeat domain-containing protein, coding for MGFLSDLFGKKKSKTDNKSKNENNSNLSLDAELLEAAQSGNLNKVQKLIEKGANIEARDRNEQTPLMLSLYKTNVEVAKYLIQQGAKINVRNDTGITPLMFAAVGLLPEIVQILLSKGADVNAECMNRQTALKKVQYFSTSLGQDPDYIKIVDLLSNKYNSGI
- a CDS encoding DUF5943 domain-containing protein, with the translated sequence MLKDVKETASWKRSKGEFSVIEVPAVIVSIETFVNLQKDAEKILGIDGAAVLFYEAGKKSGMRWINRFSKEWGLEDKKFIEAVQNFYAELGWGKFNIEESNENEVVVKVENSFIARGYGISEVEVCHFLRGYNAGLVEVLKGKGIDAEEVRCAAKGDDCCEFVMTYVD
- the polX gene encoding DNA polymerase/3'-5' exonuclease PolX, translating into MRNAEVAQLLYNISELLEIKGEITFKIRAYAKAARAIEGLTEDIEKIAQEKRLKEIPGVGESIAEKIEEYLSAGKLEFYEELKKQVPKELHELLKIPGIGPKTLQFLHRELGIKSVEELERAAREHRLRRLSHFGETKEENIIKAIERYRQRSTRIPLGTALPLVKEIVETLRKSKFIENIEPAGSLRRRKETVGDIDILATSKDAEAAIEAFVGLPHVKDILGKGLTKATIVTRDAIQADLRIVEAKSFGTSLQYFTGSKEHNIKLRDMARQKGFKLSEYDLEEISTGRKIYCKSDDEVYLRLGLAPIPPEIREDTGEIEAALEGRLPRLVEQKDILGDFHVHTNWSEGANTLEEMAEAARKLGYEYIAVTDHSRAVGLTRGLDEERMLAQIDEIRKLNDKLSDFHVFSGIEVDIKADASLDLPDSVLKKIDVVVAALHTAQRQTRREITGRLITAMENGNVDIIAHPTGRIIGEREAYDVDIEALLDAAAGTNTALEINAYPSRLDLSDSNARKAKNKGVMLTIGTDAHNSGHLGLMEFGVNVARRGWLEKEDVMNTRSAKDVRFKD
- a CDS encoding DUF2769 domain-containing protein, with amino-acid sequence MPKDMTFELNMEAMGKMSPDEIKAKVSELTKMCVCGKCPSYKGTGETRLLFCATGKSALIRKEKGCMCPACPVTEKLGLRWLYYCMKGSGKEQAGL
- a CDS encoding flavodoxin family protein — its product is MILPPDPKKCEGIKVLGISGSSRQRAGISKSEKVLLKALDIAKGFGAVTNFIRLQDLKIYYCEGNYSTNPGFCTYPCQSSMKYEDDQMQIVYDAILDTDVMILATPIRWNNHSALMQTFIERMNCIENSDVWFGNRLINKKVAGLVIIGHVDGVQHVAGNLMNFLNWLGFHMPQDMIASWVGPNDEDTTKDWEEIQTNPYTQEDLVNMVYSVLRLAYNIKDSDQGNP
- a CDS encoding TRAM domain-containing protein yields the protein MLEQDRNSPVSAGAVHDVTIDGIAREGDGIAHIQGLVIFVPGTKVGDQVTIKIERVMRKFAIAALAQKN
- a CDS encoding inositol-3-phosphate synthase, which produces MANIRIAIAGIGNCASSLIQGLEYYKNVKNSDDLVPGLMHNSLGGYLIPDIKPVAAFDVDKRKVGTDLSRAIFSEPNCTKKFQDVSEMDVEVMKGRVLDGVAPHMKDYFRVDEKQKPVDVASVLKGRKADILINYLPVGSDEAVKWYASQALEAGCAFINCIPVFIASDKQWADKFKKAKLPIIGDDIKSLVGATIVHRALTQMIVDRGAKIDSTYQLNIGGNTDFRNMTDQSRLKSKKISKTESIASQIPYDAYVYAGPNGCIDCLNDNKICHLKIDFRLFGDVPAYIDLKLSVEDSPNSAGVVVDAIRVAKIALDRKIGGPLLPASAYFMKHPPEQMRDSEARAQLEEFIRG
- a CDS encoding CDP-alcohol phosphatidyltransferase family protein gives rise to the protein MLEEIREFIRNALRPLAKNITEINPNTLTIFGLLLSLVSAILFAKREIFMAGAFLLAGGFFDVLDGLVARENNRITRFGGFLDSVSDRFADAAVIIGAMYGGLAAFSPFPDWFIGVLAIVGSLMVSYTRARAEAAGADASVGVGERAVRMLIMVIGAFIAEVNWAILLVAVLSFITVFQRIAYVRKVLK
- a CDS encoding TIM barrel protein, which codes for MKLLFGTAGTPVSSKGNDSLSGIMRVHELGLGCMELEFVRGVKMGERTALRVSEVAAQLDIKLSVHAPYYINLNAEGETLIKSRERILNSARIGDICGAKSVVIHAGFCKGSREAVYEKIKKELAGIMEQLKSESVVIVLRIETMGRMSQFGTLEEVLEITEVEGVLPCIDFSHLHALTGKFNSRDEFASVLAHVEDKLGRKGLDNMHIHVSGIEYSDKGEKRHLVFDESDFKYRELAQAFRDFDIKGMVISESPNLETDALKLKKEYDSMNKSNIDYTSQQYKNNA